GACGCGAATCCCTGGTGTATCATCAATATATATCCCTGCATTAGAAAGGCTTCCCATTGCCATGGTCAATTTCGCCCAATCCTCTGAAGTTAATGAACCTGTACGAAGCCTTTGTGCGTCAATATTTCCTTCTGCACAAAGCATACGCATAACAAGCTGATCGGCCCCCATCTCTAAACTAAAAATCGCCACATTTTCATCTGTTTTTGTCGCCACGTTTTGAGCAATATTTAATGAAAAAGCAGTTTTCCCTACTGAAGGCCGGGCTGCTACAATGATTAAATCGTTGCGCTGAAATCCAGCTGTCATTCTATCTAATTCAGTAAATCCCGTTGGTATACCTGTGATTTCACCTTTTTGATTATGCAAAAGTTCGATTTTATCGTAAGCTTCTACAAGAACGTCTTTAATATTTTGAAACGCTTTTGCATTTGTTTGATGCGATACCTCTAGTATCTTTTTCTCAGCTTCATTTAAAAGCCCTTCTACATCATCTTCTCTTTCATATCCGTCTGATACAATATGAGTTGCAGTTCGAATTAACCGCCGTAAAAGTGCTTTTTCAGCAATAATACGAGCATAATATTCCACATTGGCTGCTGTCGGAACAGCCTCAGCTAATTCCGCTAAATAGGAAACGCCGCCAACTTCCTCTAATAAACCTCGATCTGAAAGCACAGCTGTTACAGTAACTAAATCAACCGGTTCTCCTTTATCAGAGAGCCCAAGCATAATTTCAAAAATCTTTTGATGTGCAGTTCGATAAAAAGACTCAGGTAGCAGCAATTCTGAAGCTGTTGTTAACGCATCTTGTTCAAGAAGAATAGCCCCCAAAACCGCCTGCTCAGCCTCTATATTATGCGGAGGGGTACGATCAGCAAGTACGTCACTCATACGCAATCCTCCTTGCCTAACTTATTTTTATTGTTCGCTAACATGAACTTTTACTGTAGCTGTTACTTGTGGATGCAATTTCACAGTTACATTTGTATAACCTAATGAACGAATTGCATCTTCCATTTCAAATTTGCGCTTATC
The window above is part of the Bacillus cytotoxicus NVH 391-98 genome. Proteins encoded here:
- the dnaB gene encoding replicative DNA helicase, whose protein sequence is MSDVLADRTPPHNIEAEQAVLGAILLEQDALTTASELLLPESFYRTAHQKIFEIMLGLSDKGEPVDLVTVTAVLSDRGLLEEVGGVSYLAELAEAVPTAANVEYYARIIAEKALLRRLIRTATHIVSDGYEREDDVEGLLNEAEKKILEVSHQTNAKAFQNIKDVLVEAYDKIELLHNQKGEITGIPTGFTELDRMTAGFQRNDLIIVAARPSVGKTAFSLNIAQNVATKTDENVAIFSLEMGADQLVMRMLCAEGNIDAQRLRTGSLTSEDWAKLTMAMGSLSNAGIYIDDTPGIRVSEIRAKCRRLKQEQGLGMILIDYLQLIQGSGKPGENRQQEVSEISRTLKGIARELQVPVIALSQLSRGVESRQDKRPMMSDIRESGSIEQDADIVAFLYRDDYYDRETENKNTIEIIIAKQRNGPVGTVELAFVKEFNKFVNLERRFDDGHAPPA